The following proteins are encoded in a genomic region of Clostridium kluyveri:
- a CDS encoding accessory gene regulator ArgB-like protein, protein MNKLISCVVSKISETNPQFSDLELKKIAYGLECILDEITKIIPYFIIFWIFSLHKYYLVILIFFCPIRLFTGGYHAKTYWGCFFITFIIFTAIILMGKYILINNIILIVLLIISFIFVWIFAPVDNINKRIKSEQWRRKVKHISMIITFCLSVFCYFLPQPFLNTAVISITFSVALMVLGKIIDLKIS, encoded by the coding sequence ATGAATAAACTTATAAGCTGTGTGGTAAGCAAAATTTCTGAAACTAATCCCCAGTTTTCAGATTTGGAATTGAAAAAAATAGCCTATGGACTGGAATGTATTCTTGATGAGATAACAAAAATTATTCCCTATTTTATAATATTCTGGATATTTTCTCTTCATAAATATTATTTGGTTATTCTCATATTTTTTTGTCCTATTAGATTGTTTACCGGAGGATACCACGCCAAAACTTACTGGGGATGTTTTTTTATTACTTTTATCATATTTACAGCTATAATTCTTATGGGTAAATACATTTTAATCAACAACATTATTTTAATAGTTTTGCTCATTATATCCTTTATATTTGTATGGATTTTTGCTCCTGTAGACAATATTAATAAGAGGATAAAAAGCGAGCAGTGGAGGAGAAAAGTAAAACATATTTCTATGATTATTACTTTTTGTTTAAGTGTATTTTGTTATTTCTTGCCTCAGCCATTTTTAAATACTGCTGTAATTTCCATTACTTTTTCAGTGGCACTTATGGTGCTGGGTAAAATAATAGATTTAAAAATATCTTAA
- a CDS encoding sensor histidine kinase, producing the protein MESIREIVLDIIEALIILGIFQALYDEKKFIIQNKIKSVLFCIVYIFITYCSTFSMTMAYHSLVLVVLDVLVLAYIMKIKIFNSAVIISLFFTIVITTETIIEAIEMFTFNINLSQIFSNSKYFWIFLIPSKILQIIIAILIFKFNDYFIKLRLFEREGRVFANLIIELGVFTIFIFCANFSIFNIKSIQTYNIFMFILYFTFLIVKFKSLKEKEMLVNINNNYKVQKQQIKNMEEIISIIRQEKHDFANHINVIQGLCLLNKPNTVERINNYVKKISGTIHSSFRYLDTGNDYMDGMLSIKNNYAMKNNIDFKVIIDEPFDLIKIREDELISIISNLVDNAFEAFNKSDVENKEISIITFKEDMNFCIEIADNGDEIPEGIKTKIFERGFSTKKEQKDGHGFGLYIIKQLVEKNKGSIFLESTPERTKFTVKFKMED; encoded by the coding sequence ATGGAGAGTATAAGAGAAATAGTGCTAGACATTATAGAAGCATTGATTATTTTGGGAATTTTTCAAGCATTATATGATGAAAAAAAGTTTATAATACAAAATAAAATTAAATCTGTATTATTTTGTATAGTTTATATTTTTATAACTTATTGTAGTACATTTAGTATGACAATGGCTTATCATTCACTAGTTCTTGTAGTGCTCGATGTTTTAGTATTGGCTTATATTATGAAAATAAAGATTTTTAATTCTGCAGTTATAATTTCTTTATTTTTTACAATAGTTATAACTACAGAAACCATTATTGAAGCCATTGAAATGTTTACATTCAACATAAATTTAAGTCAAATTTTTTCGAATTCTAAGTATTTTTGGATCTTTCTAATACCGTCTAAAATATTACAAATAATTATTGCCATATTGATATTTAAATTCAACGATTATTTTATCAAGCTTAGATTATTTGAAAGAGAAGGTAGAGTCTTTGCTAATTTAATAATTGAATTAGGAGTATTTACTATCTTTATATTTTGTGCTAACTTCAGTATTTTTAACATAAAAAGTATTCAAACTTATAATATATTTATGTTTATTTTATATTTTACATTTTTAATAGTAAAATTTAAAAGCTTAAAAGAAAAAGAAATGCTTGTAAATATAAATAACAATTACAAAGTACAGAAACAGCAGATTAAAAATATGGAAGAAATAATAAGCATAATAAGGCAGGAAAAACATGATTTTGCCAACCACATTAATGTTATACAGGGACTGTGTTTGTTAAACAAACCAAATACTGTTGAGAGAATAAACAATTATGTGAAGAAAATATCAGGTACAATACATTCTTCTTTTAGATATCTAGACACAGGTAACGATTACATGGACGGCATGTTATCCATAAAAAATAACTATGCAATGAAAAACAATATTGATTTTAAAGTTATAATTGATGAACCCTTTGATTTAATAAAAATCAGAGAGGATGAATTAATAAGTATTATAAGTAATCTTGTAGATAACGCTTTTGAAGCTTTTAATAAATCAGATGTGGAAAATAAGGAAATATCCATTATCACTTTCAAGGAGGATATGAATTTTTGCATTGAAATAGCCGATAATGGAGATGAAATTCCAGAGGGTATAAAGACAAAAATTTTTGAAAGGGGTTTTTCTACAAAAAAGGAACAAAAAGATGGACATGGCTTCGGATTATACATTATCAAACAACTGGTTGAAAAGAATAAGGGCAGTATATTTTTAGAGAGTACTCCTGAAAGAACCAAATTTACAGTAAAGTTTAAAATGGAGGATTGA
- a CDS encoding cyclic lactone autoinducer peptide — protein MKSLKKKLLKNGLKVLGNVSLLFAALVIVATSIGGGYQPRCPEELLR, from the coding sequence ATGAAATCTTTAAAGAAAAAATTATTGAAGAACGGTTTGAAAGTGTTAGGAAATGTATCTTTGTTGTTTGCGGCATTAGTTATAGTTGCAACGTCAATAGGTGGTGGATATCAACCTAGATGTCCTGAGGAGCTTTTAAGATAA
- a CDS encoding P-II family nitrogen regulator: MADKLTKIDIITSKARLDELKEALNEIGIAGMTVTNVLGCGIQKGHKEYYRGLTMDINLLPKVKVEVVVCEVPVELVVETARKVLHTGEMGDGKIFIYNVENVIRISTGDEGRAALQYNTRS, encoded by the coding sequence ATGGCTGACAAACTTACAAAAATAGATATTATTACTTCTAAAGCTAGGTTAGATGAATTGAAAGAGGCATTAAATGAAATTGGTATTGCAGGTATGACTGTTACAAATGTCTTAGGATGTGGAATACAGAAAGGTCATAAAGAGTATTATAGAGGATTGACTATGGATATTAATCTACTTCCAAAAGTAAAAGTGGAAGTGGTGGTTTGTGAAGTACCTGTGGAACTTGTTGTTGAAACTGCCAGAAAAGTTCTTCATACAGGAGAAATGGGTGATGGAAAAATATTTATTTATAATGTGGAAAATGTTATACGCATAAGTACTGGAGATGAAGGTAGAGCGGCTCTGCAATATAATACTAGATCTTAG
- a CDS encoding ammonium transporter yields the protein MSGVNAADTVFVIMSTVLVMIMTPGLALFYGGMVRGKNTLNSTLHSYSALAVISVQWIFIGYTLCFGTDIGGLIGGFNFAGLKGVGIAPNADYSSTIPQQAFMMFQLMFAIITSAVISGSIAERMKFIHWILFLFLWTTLVYDPIAHWVWGAGGWLRNLGALDFAGGNVVEISSGISGLVAALMLGKRKNVGKPSSLPLTCLGAGLLWFGWYGFNAGSALAVNGVALNAFITTNTSAATSVVSWTICEYIYRRKVTSLGVVSGIVAGLVAITPAAGFVSPMASVVVGLVAGTVCYVAITFVKSKLGYDDALDVFGCHGIGGIWGGIATGIFAWKSINPAGANGLIHGNPKLIGIQLIAILSSIAYSAVGTFVVIKIINALSGIRASDKNEQTGLDVTEHGEEAYGGLGV from the coding sequence ATGAGTGGAGTAAATGCAGCAGATACTGTATTTGTAATTATGAGTACAGTTCTGGTAATGATTATGACTCCGGGACTAGCTTTGTTTTATGGAGGTATGGTTAGGGGGAAGAATACGTTAAATAGTACTCTTCATAGTTATTCAGCCCTGGCAGTAATATCCGTTCAATGGATATTTATAGGATATACATTGTGTTTTGGAACAGATATTGGTGGATTAATAGGAGGTTTTAATTTTGCAGGTTTGAAAGGAGTTGGAATTGCACCAAATGCAGATTATTCAAGTACAATTCCACAGCAGGCATTCATGATGTTTCAGCTTATGTTTGCAATAATAACTTCAGCTGTTATATCAGGCTCTATTGCAGAGAGAATGAAATTTATTCACTGGATTTTATTCCTTTTTCTTTGGACAACATTAGTTTATGATCCTATTGCTCATTGGGTATGGGGAGCAGGAGGTTGGCTTAGAAATCTTGGAGCTTTGGATTTTGCAGGAGGAAATGTGGTGGAAATAAGTTCAGGTATATCAGGCCTTGTTGCAGCATTGATGCTTGGAAAAAGGAAGAATGTAGGTAAACCCAGCAGTCTTCCATTAACTTGTTTAGGAGCTGGATTACTCTGGTTTGGGTGGTATGGATTTAATGCAGGAAGTGCACTGGCTGTAAACGGTGTAGCGCTAAATGCTTTTATAACTACCAATACTTCTGCTGCAACTTCTGTTGTAAGTTGGACTATTTGCGAGTACATATATAGAAGAAAAGTAACCTCCCTTGGTGTTGTCAGCGGCATAGTGGCAGGTCTTGTAGCCATAACTCCGGCAGCGGGCTTCGTAAGTCCTATGGCTTCAGTAGTTGTCGGGTTAGTGGCAGGAACTGTGTGCTATGTAGCTATTACATTTGTCAAGTCTAAACTTGGATATGATGATGCACTGGATGTATTTGGATGTCATGGTATAGGGGGAATATGGGGCGGAATAGCCACAGGGATATTTGCCTGGAAATCCATAAATCCAGCGGGAGCCAATGGATTGATACATGGAAATCCAAAATTGATAGGGATTCAGCTCATAGCTATTTTATCAAGTATTGCATATTCAGCTGTAGGCACATTTGTAGTAATTAAAATAATTAATGCTTTAAGTGGTATAAGAGCCAGTGACAAAAATGAACAGACAGGTCTTGATGTAACAGAGCATGGAGAAGAGGCCTATGGCGGACTTGGCGTATAA
- a CDS encoding APC family permease encodes MDKNRSIGVVTLCGLIVGPVLGSGIVLLPPIAYKVIGQWAILAWIVIMALGIVFAYVFVFLSLKSPGNEGIAIAVGNTLGVFWRELTENFLTAAVCFGPAAVLITAAGFLKNFRVFSNVNIEIIAFGIEIVCVCIIILGVKTLGRVAFILTAFTAVLLLCGSTYALIFNSHIGLPNTAFSLSKFGYTLLILFWAIVGWEVIGNYIEDIENPKKTLMKAMTISLVIIAVLYLAAALSIQSVLGGKHDIIAIMTPLFGIFALPIIGIIAIGLCMCTYLMVVGAVSRMSALRAAKNRLPGYLSYLNRNESPVNAVITFVIIHALVMLLTGMGILSLDSVVTCANVFFLCNAIIGLVAGFRLLHNAKIRIAIGILIIAFTLLLFKSNLWSILLLVIVILLSLYNNKKSSVINIPEKTVL; translated from the coding sequence ATGGATAAAAATAGAAGCATTGGAGTTGTTACACTTTGTGGTCTTATAGTTGGACCTGTTTTAGGATCGGGAATAGTATTATTGCCTCCAATAGCATATAAGGTTATTGGTCAATGGGCTATATTAGCATGGATTGTAATAATGGCACTAGGAATTGTATTTGCTTATGTATTTGTATTTTTAAGTTTGAAAAGTCCAGGAAATGAAGGAATTGCAATTGCAGTGGGTAATACCCTTGGAGTTTTTTGGCGTGAACTTACTGAAAATTTTCTTACAGCTGCCGTTTGTTTTGGTCCTGCAGCGGTTTTAATCACTGCAGCAGGTTTCTTGAAAAACTTTCGCGTTTTTTCAAATGTAAATATTGAAATCATAGCCTTTGGAATAGAAATTGTTTGTGTCTGTATAATTATTTTAGGTGTCAAAACTTTAGGCAGGGTAGCTTTCATATTAACGGCATTTACGGCAGTATTGTTATTGTGTGGAAGCACCTATGCTTTGATCTTTAATTCCCATATAGGATTGCCTAATACAGCATTTTCTCTATCCAAATTTGGATATACGCTGCTAATTTTATTTTGGGCAATAGTGGGGTGGGAGGTCATTGGTAATTATATTGAAGATATAGAAAATCCTAAAAAAACTCTTATGAAGGCTATGACAATAAGTCTTGTGATTATTGCAGTTTTGTATTTAGCCGCAGCGCTTTCCATACAAAGTGTATTAGGAGGTAAACATGATATTATAGCAATTATGACTCCTTTATTTGGCATATTTGCTTTACCCATAATAGGGATTATCGCAATAGGACTTTGTATGTGTACATACCTTATGGTAGTTGGGGCAGTTTCACGAATGAGTGCCCTTCGTGCAGCAAAAAATAGATTGCCAGGATATCTTTCATACCTAAATAGAAATGAAAGTCCAGTTAATGCCGTCATAACTTTTGTCATTATACATGCCTTAGTGATGCTTCTCACAGGTATGGGAATTTTAAGTCTTGATAGTGTTGTAACCTGCGCAAATGTATTTTTTCTATGTAATGCAATAATTGGATTAGTTGCCGGTTTCAGATTACTTCATAACGCAAAAATAAGAATTGCAATTGGCATACTTATCATAGCTTTTACTTTACTTTTATTTAAATCAAATTTGTGGAGTATTTTACTTCTAGTGATAGTTATTCTCTTATCCCTATATAATAATAAAAAATCAAGTGTAATTAATATTCCTGAAAAAACTGTATTGTAA
- a CDS encoding LysR family transcriptional regulator, protein MELRNLITFCKITHLKSYSKAARELGYAQSTITTQIQLLEQELNIKLFERIGRSIKLTSKGLIFLKYAQNIVNLAHEAKEAINDTDIPAGTLRIGTVESLCTMKLPELLRNYHKKYPNVEIIIKLGICSDLRDMLKNNIVDLIFILDEPVMDSDLISCMSYNEPMAVLASPLNELAYKNNLTIEDIKDESLILTESGCSYRSAFEKIFHKSGLSPHLSLEVGNVEAIKNFTMSNLGITLLPVMTVKKELAKKNLILLDLEGCEFNMMTQMLYHKNKWITAAMKTFIQMASTMPVTPTS, encoded by the coding sequence ATGGAACTTAGAAATCTAATAACATTTTGTAAAATCACCCATTTGAAAAGCTATTCTAAAGCCGCAAGAGAACTTGGATATGCTCAATCTACAATTACAACCCAAATTCAACTTCTAGAACAAGAACTTAATATAAAGCTATTTGAAAGAATTGGACGAAGTATAAAGTTGACTTCTAAAGGTCTAATCTTTCTTAAATATGCACAAAATATAGTGAATCTTGCACATGAGGCTAAAGAAGCAATAAATGACACAGATATTCCTGCTGGAACTTTAAGAATTGGTACCGTTGAATCCCTTTGCACAATGAAACTTCCTGAGCTTCTCAGAAATTATCACAAAAAATATCCCAATGTGGAAATTATAATTAAATTAGGTATATGCTCCGATTTAAGAGATATGCTTAAAAATAACATAGTGGATTTAATATTTATATTAGATGAGCCAGTTATGGATTCAGATTTAATATCATGCATGTCCTATAATGAACCTATGGCAGTTCTGGCTTCACCATTAAATGAATTAGCATATAAAAATAATCTAACCATAGAAGATATTAAAGATGAGTCATTAATTCTTACAGAAAGTGGCTGCAGCTATAGAAGTGCCTTTGAAAAAATATTTCATAAATCGGGTCTAAGTCCACATTTATCACTGGAGGTAGGAAATGTTGAGGCTATTAAGAATTTTACTATGAGTAATCTTGGAATTACTTTATTGCCTGTGATGACTGTAAAAAAAGAACTGGCTAAAAAGAATTTAATATTATTGGATTTAGAAGGATGTGAATTCAATATGATGACACAGATGCTCTATCATAAGAATAAATGGATAACAGCGGCAATGAAAACTTTTATCCAAATGGCCTCCACTATGCCTGTCACCCCAACTTCTTGA
- the smpB gene encoding SsrA-binding protein SmpB, protein MSAKNKSNNKTLAENRKARHDYFIEESMEAGIQLVGTEVKSIRAGKSNLKDSYGEIINGEIFIRNMHISPYEKGNIFNKDPLRDRKLLLHKKEIARLLGYTAQQGYTIVPLSLYLKNGRVKVNLAVAKGKKNYDKRDSMLEKAAKRDIERQMKERFR, encoded by the coding sequence ATGTCGGCTAAAAATAAATCCAATAACAAAACTCTTGCGGAAAATAGAAAGGCAAGACATGATTATTTCATTGAAGAATCAATGGAAGCGGGAATACAATTGGTTGGAACCGAGGTTAAATCTATAAGGGCTGGAAAATCCAATTTAAAAGATAGCTATGGTGAAATAATAAATGGAGAAATTTTTATACGTAATATGCATATAAGTCCCTATGAAAAAGGAAATATATTTAATAAAGATCCTCTAAGGGACAGAAAGTTACTTCTCCATAAGAAGGAAATAGCAAGACTGCTTGGATATACTGCACAGCAGGGATATACTATTGTGCCGCTATCTCTTTATCTTAAAAATGGCAGAGTGAAGGTAAATCTAGCAGTAGCCAAGGGAAAGAAAAACTATGATAAAAGAGATTCCATGCTGGAGAAAGCTGCTAAGAGAGATATAGAGAGACAGATGAAAGAGAGATTTAGGTAG
- the rnr gene encoding ribonuclease R: MNIKEAIVDFMKEQAYKPMNIKELEKVFSVKKADVKNFKKIVDEIEREGTIVKTRTNRYGIPDKMGLVTGKFQGHQKGYGFVIPYDEGKDIFVPSSALNGAMNGDRVVVKINKQANTEKKCEGEIIRVLERANSKVIGTFENSRNFGFVVPEEKRIYQDIFIPKNCKKEAETGDIVIAEITQWPDKRRNPEGKIVDILGKKGEKGIDILTIIKKNNLPEEFPQKVESYAESIPEKIPDKEYERRMDLRNMLTVTIDGEDAKDLDDAVSLEKLPDGSYYLGVHIADVSYYVKEKNPLDKEALKRGTSVYLIDRVIPMLPRKLSNGICSLNPNTDRLTLSCFMKIDENGKVIEHNIVESVIRSNERMTYTDVTKILKGDKETIEKYGNLVDTFKLMEELCTILNKKRMMRGAIDFDFEECKITLNELGVPIKIEPYERGISNRIIEEFMLVCNETIAEHMFWTTLPFVFRVHENPDEEKLMHFNEFIHNLGYAVRWGKDVHPKTLQDIIEKVKGKKEETVVSTLMLRSMKQARYSPECIGHFGLAAKYYCHFTSPIRRYPDLIIHRIIKEFINGQLTDNRIKRLVKEVDYAARQSSDMERLAQEAEREVDDLKKAEYMSTRIGEEFNGIISSVTNFGMFVEIPNTIEGLVHISTLEDDYYVYDEKHLSLIGERTRNIYKLGDEVRIHVSKVDLAAHEIYFEVVKEKDDKEE; encoded by the coding sequence ATGAACATAAAAGAAGCTATTGTAGATTTTATGAAAGAACAGGCGTATAAGCCTATGAATATAAAAGAATTGGAAAAAGTGTTTTCTGTAAAAAAAGCAGATGTGAAGAATTTTAAAAAGATAGTAGATGAGATAGAAAGAGAGGGTACCATAGTTAAGACCCGTACTAATAGGTATGGAATACCGGATAAAATGGGCCTTGTAACTGGAAAATTTCAAGGACATCAGAAAGGATACGGTTTTGTAATACCTTATGATGAGGGAAAGGATATATTTGTCCCATCTTCAGCATTAAATGGTGCCATGAACGGGGATCGGGTAGTAGTAAAAATAAACAAACAAGCAAATACGGAAAAGAAATGTGAAGGAGAAATAATAAGGGTACTTGAAAGAGCAAACAGTAAAGTTATAGGAACTTTTGAAAACAGCAGAAATTTTGGATTTGTTGTACCGGAAGAAAAACGTATATATCAGGATATATTCATACCCAAGAATTGTAAAAAAGAGGCTGAGACAGGGGATATTGTAATTGCAGAAATCACCCAGTGGCCTGACAAGAGAAGAAATCCAGAAGGTAAAATAGTTGATATACTAGGGAAAAAAGGGGAAAAGGGTATAGATATATTGACTATAATAAAAAAGAATAATCTTCCCGAGGAATTTCCACAGAAAGTTGAATCCTATGCGGAGAGTATACCGGAAAAAATACCGGATAAAGAGTATGAAAGAAGAATGGATTTAAGGAATATGCTCACTGTCACAATAGATGGAGAAGATGCCAAAGATTTAGACGATGCGGTGTCCCTGGAAAAACTTCCTGATGGAAGCTACTATTTGGGAGTACATATAGCAGATGTATCCTATTATGTAAAAGAAAAAAATCCGCTGGATAAAGAAGCATTGAAAAGAGGAACTTCAGTGTATCTCATAGACAGGGTTATACCCATGCTTCCAAGAAAATTATCTAATGGAATTTGCAGCTTGAATCCAAATACGGATAGACTGACCCTAAGCTGTTTCATGAAAATAGATGAAAATGGAAAAGTTATAGAACATAATATTGTAGAAAGTGTAATAAGAAGCAATGAAAGAATGACTTACACAGATGTTACAAAGATACTTAAAGGGGATAAGGAAACCATAGAAAAATATGGCAATCTTGTGGATACATTTAAGCTTATGGAAGAACTTTGCACAATTTTAAATAAAAAAAGAATGATGCGGGGAGCTATAGATTTTGACTTTGAGGAATGTAAAATAACTCTTAACGAATTGGGTGTGCCTATAAAGATTGAACCCTATGAAAGGGGAATATCAAATAGGATAATAGAAGAATTTATGCTGGTGTGCAATGAGACCATAGCAGAGCATATGTTCTGGACTACTTTACCTTTTGTATTTAGAGTACATGAAAATCCTGATGAAGAAAAATTGATGCATTTTAATGAATTTATTCATAATCTGGGATATGCAGTGAGATGGGGAAAAGATGTTCATCCAAAAACACTTCAGGATATAATAGAGAAGGTAAAGGGAAAAAAGGAAGAAACTGTGGTAAGTACACTAATGCTTCGTTCTATGAAACAGGCCAGATATTCTCCTGAATGTATAGGACACTTTGGATTGGCAGCCAAGTATTATTGTCATTTTACATCTCCCATAAGAAGGTATCCCGATCTTATTATCCATAGAATAATTAAAGAATTTATAAATGGTCAGTTAACTGATAATAGGATAAAGAGATTAGTAAAGGAAGTAGATTATGCGGCAAGGCAATCTTCTGATATGGAAAGATTGGCTCAGGAGGCAGAAAGAGAAGTAGATGACTTGAAAAAGGCAGAATATATGAGTACAAGAATAGGAGAAGAATTTAATGGTATAATATCTTCAGTTACTAATTTTGGAATGTTTGTAGAAATTCCAAATACTATAGAAGGATTAGTTCACATAAGTACTTTGGAAGATGACTATTATGTATATGATGAAAAGCACTTGAGTCTTATAGGTGAAAGAACCAGAAATATCTACAAATTAGGTGATGAAGTTAGAATTCATGTATCAAAGGTTGACCTGGCTGCTCATGAGATATATTTTGAAGTAGTAAAAGAAAAAGATGATAAAGAGGAATAG
- the secG gene encoding preprotein translocase subunit SecG encodes MHIFLIIAQLIIGVMLICVILMQPGKTNGLSGFISGGPSESFYSKNKSRTSEAMLSKTTVVLAILFAAICIVQTMIK; translated from the coding sequence ATGCATATTTTTTTAATAATTGCACAACTTATAATAGGAGTTATGCTTATATGTGTTATATTGATGCAGCCAGGAAAGACCAATGGTCTAAGTGGATTTATATCAGGAGGGCCTTCTGAAAGTTTTTATTCAAAAAATAAATCCAGAACTTCAGAAGCAATGTTATCCAAAACAACTGTTGTGTTAGCTATATTATTTGCAGCTATATGTATAGTACAGACTATGATAAAATAA
- the eno gene encoding phosphopyruvate hydratase, producing MRNYVEIVDVTARQILDSRANPTVEVEVILEDGTEGRAAVPSGASTGAFEAVELRDGDKEKYMGKGVLKAVENINNYIAEELIGMNAFDQVLIDKTMLELDGTHNKGKLGANATLGVSLACARAAAKYLGLSLYQYIGGVNAKVLPVPMMNIVNGGKHADNNVDLQEFMIMPVGAPSFTEALRMSSEVYHTLKSLLKSKGQDTGVGDEGGFAPNLNSNEEAIQIIVEAVEKAGYVPGKDIFIALDPASTEIYEDGKYNLKSEGKVLSSEEMVDYYVTLVNKYPIISIEDAMAEEDWEGWSILTEKLADKVQLVGDDLFVTNTERLKKGIDKKVANSILIKLNQIGTLTETLNAIEMAERAGYTAVVSHRSGETEDTTIADLVVAVNAGQIKTGAPARSERVAKYNQLLRIEEELGETAEYRGLNTFYNIK from the coding sequence ATGAGAAATTATGTAGAGATAGTAGATGTAACAGCAAGACAAATTCTTGATTCCAGGGCAAATCCAACTGTGGAGGTGGAAGTAATACTAGAAGATGGTACAGAAGGAAGGGCAGCAGTGCCTTCTGGTGCATCTACCGGTGCATTTGAAGCTGTGGAGCTAAGAGATGGAGACAAGGAAAAATATATGGGAAAGGGCGTTTTAAAGGCCGTAGAAAATATAAATAATTATATTGCAGAAGAACTTATCGGAATGAATGCATTTGATCAGGTATTGATAGATAAAACTATGTTGGAACTTGATGGTACCCACAATAAAGGAAAATTGGGGGCTAATGCCACTTTAGGGGTATCTCTTGCTTGTGCAAGAGCTGCAGCTAAATATCTGGGGCTCAGCTTATACCAATATATAGGCGGGGTAAATGCCAAAGTTCTGCCTGTTCCTATGATGAACATAGTAAATGGAGGAAAACATGCAGATAATAATGTAGATCTTCAGGAATTTATGATAATGCCTGTGGGAGCTCCAAGTTTTACAGAAGCACTTAGAATGAGTTCGGAAGTTTACCATACATTAAAGTCACTTTTAAAATCAAAAGGACAGGATACAGGTGTAGGTGATGAAGGAGGTTTTGCTCCAAATCTGAATTCTAATGAAGAGGCAATACAAATAATAGTTGAAGCTGTAGAAAAAGCTGGATATGTTCCTGGAAAAGATATATTTATAGCTTTAGATCCTGCTTCTACGGAAATATATGAAGATGGAAAATATAATTTAAAGAGTGAAGGAAAAGTTTTAAGTTCAGAAGAAATGGTAGATTATTATGTCACTCTTGTGAATAAATATCCTATAATTTCTATAGAGGATGCCATGGCAGAAGAGGATTGGGAAGGATGGAGCATACTCACTGAAAAGCTGGCAGATAAGGTGCAGCTTGTAGGAGATGATTTATTTGTTACCAATACGGAAAGATTAAAAAAAGGCATAGATAAGAAAGTGGCAAATTCCATACTTATAAAATTAAATCAGATAGGAACTCTTACAGAAACATTAAATGCCATAGAAATGGCGGAAAGAGCCGGATACACTGCAGTAGTGTCCCATAGATCTGGAGAGACGGAAGATACCACCATAGCTGATTTGGTTGTAGCAGTAAATGCAGGACAGATAAAAACCGGTGCTCCAGCTAGAAGTGAGAGAGTGGCAAAATATAATCAACTTTTAAGAATAGAAGAGGAACTTGGTGAAACGGCTGAGTATAGGGGATTAAATACTTTCTACAATATCAAGTAA